The following proteins are co-located in the Phocoena phocoena chromosome 1, mPhoPho1.1, whole genome shotgun sequence genome:
- the DIRAS3 gene encoding GTP-binding protein Di-Ras3 — MGNSCFGLKERLMKRLRPLPTVIVIRTCLPQRRSRDFRVVVLGSAGVGKSALVQRWVRGNFREAYLPTIEDTYRQALGCSHKAGALHITDTTGGRRYRGLQRLAIARGHAFILVYSVTKKQTLEELKPLYELIRQLKGNNPQKCPIILVGNKCDESPREVSEKEGAAYASEWNCAFLETSAKMNINVQELFQMLINFEKKPAAAAGAQPPQKKSQIPKTAEKLLGKCIIM; from the coding sequence ATGGGCAACTCCTGCTTTGGCCTCAAGGAACGGCTGATGAAGCGGCTGCGGCCTCTGCCTACCGTGATCGTCATCCGTACCTGCCTGCCCCAGAGGAGGAGCAGAGATTTCCGCGTGGTGGTGCTCGGCTCGGCCGGCGTGGGCAAGAGCGCGCTGGTGCAGAGGTGGGTGCGCGGCAACTTCCGTGAGGCGTACCTGCCGACCATCGAAGATACCTACCGCCAGGCGCTGGGCTGCAGCCACAAGGCGGGCGCACTGCACATCACCGACACCACCGGCGGCCGCCGCTACCGGGGCCTGCAGCGCCTCGCCATTGCCAGGGGTCACGCCTTCATCCTGGTCTACTCCGTCACCAAGAAGCAAACCCTGGAGGAGCTGAAGCCCCTCTATGAGCTGATCCGTCAACTCAAAGGCAACAACCCGCAAAAGTGCCCCATCATCCTGGTGGGCAACAAGTGCGATGAGAGCCCCCGGGAGGTGAGCGAGAAGGAAGGTGCTGCCTACGCGTCGGAGTGGAATTGCGCCTTCTTGGAGACCTCCGCCAAGATGAATATCAATGTGCAGGAGCTGTTCCAGATGCTGATAAACTTCGAGAAGAAGCCCGCCGCCGCTGCCGGCGCCCAGCCTCCCCAGAAGAAATCCCAGATCCCCAAGACCGCCGAGAAGCTGCTGGGCAAGTGCATCATCATGTGA